In the genome of Juglans microcarpa x Juglans regia isolate MS1-56 chromosome 6S, Jm3101_v1.0, whole genome shotgun sequence, the window CACAATATAGTTGCTCTCCTTCCTGCCTTCTTTGGTTGGGGATTCTAATTAGTTTGTTGTCCATATGGGGTTGATATAGATCCGTTTGCTGAGGCAAATGCTGAGGACTCTGGTGCTGGTTCGAAAGAGTACGTGCACATTCGTATACAGCAGCGGAATGGTAGGAAAAGCCTGACAACTGTCCAGGGGTTGAAGAAAGAATATAGCTACAACAAGATACTTAAGGACCTTAAGAAGGAGTTTTGCTGTAATGGTACAGTTGTCCAAGACCCAGAACTAGGACAGGTGGGTTTTTGACCTAGATGGTGCCTTCTCTGATCTTGTTTGTCTTCTTCAAATGCTGAAATTTCTTGTGTGCGATGCAAGTTTTGATATTATTGTGTGTATAGGTTATTCAACTTCAAGGTGATCAGCGAAAGAATGTGTCCACGTTCCTTGTCCAGGTAACTACATACCATATCGTAGATTTGTCTCGATGATGTTAAATATAGATTATTTACTTCCTTTTTTAAGTGAGTAGCCTTACCCAAATTTTACTTATACCCTTTTTTCCCTTATTGAAGTTCCTTCTTGTGGTTTAACATTTGTGTGATTCAGTTATTGTACTCTTATTTCTGTCTTTATTGTGGAGAACAGGCTGGCATTGTGAAAAAAGAACATATCAAGATTCATGGTTTCTGAGCTGCAGTAACTGAAAGCTCGGCATGGTTCATACCCTCATATGTTAGTGCTTGATATGTTATCGACTTTTAATATGGTCATCCAGTTATGTCATTGAAGGGTCTAGTCTTTTCGCATTTTACCTGTGTAGCTGGTGTGCTCTAGTTTATCTAGCAGCTGTGTAATGATGTGTAATGATTATGGAATTCTCATGAGTACCTGTGTCTTTGTCCTTAATAACAATCactttatcaaaaaatttatGCGAAATCTTATATTATCTTGCGTAAAATAGTAGGTTGTAGATTGTATGACCACATGGACCAGGTTTAGAGAATCTGGTCGTGGGTTTCTTTATATTACAATCCCTAATCAGTTCATTTTGATAAAGTGGGTACACTGAAGCTTTAAAGGTATTAAGATCAATAGAACCAGCCCTTCCATTTCACATTTATTATTTGCCTCTGATCTTATTCTCTTTGGAAAAGCTTCACAACAAAATGCTCAAATCTTCATGAATTGCTTGGATACTTATTCCTCTTGGTCTGGTCAAAAAGTTCACACCAGCAAATCTTCCATTCAATTTAGCAGAAATACTCTTCCTCACAAAAAGAGAGGTGAAGGAGATTTTAGGTTTCAAAATTGCTTCatccaatattaaatatttaggtATTTCCCTCTCTTTTAAATCCTCGAAAAAAGTACACtttgaagaaataaaagaaaaaatctttgataaattggctggttggaaaGCAAAGGTACTCTCCCAGGCTAGTAGAACCACTTTAATACGTTCTATGGCTAGTTTCATTCCCTCATATGCTATGTCTTCTCTTGTGATACCAAAgtcaatcacaaaaaaatttgaacaagCCTTTTCCAAATTCTGGTAGGGATTTCCTcctgaaaaattcaaaattttcacaccAAAATCATAGAGTTCCATTTGCATACCAAAATCTATGGGGGCCTAGGTCTTAGaccaaaatattatatttcaattttaacaTGATCCAAAAATTTCACACCAAAAAGCTTTAACGTCAAAAGTTGGTTGGAACATGATAAATGGACCTAAGGCTATCTGGAAGAATGTTTTATCGTCCAAGTACTTGAAAAACAATAGTTTCTTTAACACTTTTCCAAAAACTTCTGACTCTTGGACATGAAAATGTATTAtaaagcaaagagatttcttaaaacaaaatgtGTGCTATCAGATTAACAATGGAATAAGCACAAAAGTTTGGACAGATCCACGAATAccaactcaaccaaattttcaGCCAATCCCAAAGAATTCATCCATAGGAATGGACTTGTTCTTGATTGTTTCTGAACTCACCGTGGAAGAACCTAGAGAATGGAATATACTTCTTCTACAAGCTTTGTTCCATCCTGACATAGTGAAAGAAATCCTCAAAATCCCATTAGCACAAGCTGATTTTTAAACTCATGAGGATAATTTGCAATGGATGCACCACACCTCTGGAAAATTTTATGTCAAATATGCTTATGCTGCCATTACAAGAGACTCCCACCATTCTCAAGAGCAATCAACTGTTTGGAAAAAATTGTGGAAATTAAAGATTCAGGATAGGCTAAAGCTGTTGAGttggaaaattttaaatgagattaTCCCCACAAAATCTTTAATCAAAAGAGTCATCCCACTTACTATTGAAGAAACTAGCTGTCCTATCTGCAAAGGTGAGGAAGAGTCACAAACTCATCTATTCTTGTCATGCCCATTCACTagaattctttggagaaatttCCCATGGCCTTTAAATATATCATGCTTTGCAAACGAAGAGATATGCAAATTGATGGAATGCATAATCTCCCCCATAGAAAAACTGAACATATCCCTTAGTGAGGaacaaaactttcaaatttttaccaTTAATACTGTGGATAATATCTGGATGCTAAGGAACAAGGTTGTTCATGAGACTCTAATCCCAAATGTTAATAACTTCATTTTTGGAACTCTCAAAATTTACAATGATCAATGTAATGCGTGGGCCAGCAAACAAGTTAATAAAAGTCATAACTGGAAATCAACACCTACAGGTCATTacactcaatttttttatgtagcTGTAAGGAGGTAGGTAGTACAACAACAGTAATATGCAGGTCAGAAGATGGTACCCCAATGTTTGTTACTACTAAGCATATTGGAAGTCAAAATGCAAACCAGGGAGAGGCTGCTACAATGTATATTGGAATTGAAGAAGCAAAAAACAACCAAGTCAAAAAACTTGTCATTGCAGGTGACTCACTCGTAGTAATGCAAGCAGTACATGGTCCTGAAAAATGCTCAGACTGGATCATACAACCCATAGTCAAAGACATTAGAAATACTTTGCAACACATAAACAGTTGGGAAACAAGGAAAATACATCGAGACCTAAATCGATGCGCACATTCTATTGCGCAGTGGGCAGCGTCTAAGAATTTGACAGGATGCATACCCCTCAATCTCATTCCACCATGCCTTTTGGATTTCCATAGTGGGAAGGACCCTCCCATAACTTTGTAATTATTGTAATGAATTATCCATGACAATATATTTTGGTGGTTTTTAAATGAAGCgcatcttgttaaaaaaaaaaaaaaaaaaaaaaaaaaaaaaaaagctataggATTTCATTCCTTAGACAAATCTTTCCTAATTCAAACCTTATTTATGAAGTAGCTAATTCTGAATAATCATCAAATCTGTCCACCTTTTCCCTCTCGTATTTCTGACAAACAGATGTATCTTTCTTTATGTTACATTTGTCCACATCAATAACAGCAAAAACAGAAACATCCTCAAGCAAAATCCTTGCATTTGAATGAAAGGACCCTCTAAAGAATCAACAATGAAGTCATCTTTATTCCCTTATTTTCCATCAGATAGCACTTATCAATTGAAGGtgcagttaaaaaaaaaaaaaaaaaaaaaaaaagaaaaaactgaagGTGCGGTAG includes:
- the LOC121237493 gene encoding protein translation factor SUI1 homolog 1, which codes for MSELDAQIPTAFDPFAEANAEDSGAGSKEYVHIRIQQRNGRKSLTTVQGLKKEYSYNKILKDLKKEFCCNGTVVQDPELGQVIQLQGDQRKNVSTFLVQAGIVKKEHIKIHGF